The Thermotoga sp. SG1 region AAAAGGGGGTGACCCCCTTTTTGATTCATTCCACCTTCAATCTGCTTACAGATTCAACGAGTCTTTCGGCCATTTCATCGAGATTTTCGGCAGTTTTTGCTATGTTCACTATAGTTTCTGCTTGCTGCCTTACAGACTCTGTTACCTCGTTCATTTGATCGACGATGTTCAGCATGGACTTACTGGCACCGTCCATTGCGCTACTCATTTCCTCAGAAGCCGCACTCTGCTCCTGAGCGCTGGCAGCAAGGCTTTCTATCATATGAGACATGTTGGTGATACTTTCGAGGATCATATTGAACTTTTCGCTCACAATCTCAGACTGCTGAGAAGCCTGCTCAACTATTTGCACTGTCTCATCTGTTGCGGATTTTGCCTGTAAACTCTCATCCATTATACCTTTGAGTATCTCTGTTATGTTCTGGGTGGCATTCCTACTTTCTTCAGCAAGTTTTCTGATTTCATCTGCAACTACCGCAAAACCTCTTCCGGCTTCTCCTGCACGTGCTGCCTCTATTGCTGCGTTCAGAGCAAGGAGATTCGTCTGTTCTGCTATGGAATTTATTGTTTCGACTATTTCACCTATGTTCTTCGCGCTTTCAGAGAGCCTGTCAACTACACTTGAGGTTGTGTTGGCTTTTTCTCTGGTCTGGGATATGATGTTCGATATGTTCTCAATGGCCTTCTGTCCTTCTTTGATCAACTCATTCACTTTGCTTGCCTCTTCGTTGAGGCGCTGAGAGGAGTTGGCAACGTTCTGAGCACTCGCTGCCACTTCTTCCACACCGCTCGTCATTTCTTCTATTGCAGCAGAAGCGTTGTTCACGTTGGAGTTCACCGTGTCTATTTGGGCAGAAAGTTCTTCTACAGTTGCGCTTGTTTCTTCAGATGCAGCCGCAACTTGTGAGGCAGTGTCCTTTAGGAGTTTGGCTTCATCGTGAATTTGAGTTACAAGTCCCTTCAAAGCACCCACCATGTGGTTCAGAGAGTTGGCCAACTTTCCTAATTCATCACGACCTTTGTAATCGATCTGGACTGTGAGATCTCCAGACGCGATTTTTTCCGAAATTTTGGCCATCTGGGATATGGGATAGGCAATATATCTTCTTG contains the following coding sequences:
- a CDS encoding methyl-accepting chemotaxis protein codes for the protein MKNMPVFWKIFLSILLIIVVLVGVSTYFILDKRARTMKSSENTLLSQAVNSADIFWNFIRGYTQLANLIANNENVKGAFENVNNEEEWMIKLFRSVVKSYPDITFVYAGYRDKRMYLIPETELPAGYDPTQRPWYRSAVSNPDRVVITDPYADAATGQTIITVAKAIKTDGNVVGVVGIDFDISKLSETIFANSKRLGYESGVINERGIVVLHSNPELVGLDVSGTDFYKNWLSKGERGVSRFRYEKFSSDYLMAGFRRLENGWIFFNIVSENILMSSVNRDILTTSVVVAGIIIVVLILAITISRRYIAYPISQMAKISEKIASGDLTVQIDYKGRDELGKLANSLNHMVGALKGLVTQIHDEAKLLKDTASQVAAASEETSATVEELSAQIDTVNSNVNNASAAIEEMTSGVEEVAASAQNVANSSQRLNEEASKVNELIKEGQKAIENISNIISQTREKANTTSSVVDRLSESAKNIGEIVETINSIAEQTNLLALNAAIEAARAGEAGRGFAVVADEIRKLAEESRNATQNITEILKGIMDESLQAKSATDETVQIVEQASQQSEIVSEKFNMILESITNMSHMIESLAASAQEQSAASEEMSSAMDGASKSMLNIVDQMNEVTESVRQQAETIVNIAKTAENLDEMAERLVESVSRLKVE